acgtGAACTGCATTATAAACTTATGACACAGTTACATAAAGGATTTATTcatatgttaataaaataaaatgtgcataaGTGCATAAATAATAATGCATTGTTCTCTcaaagcatttgttttgtttctcacgTAGTTAAGATATGCAATCATGCTACTTAGTGAACACTGGTTATGTAAAGAAAagtatacatataaaataatgttttataacaataataattttgttttctgatttgaCGGtcaaatgacagatgatgtggTTTATTCTAAAGACTGTAAAGCCCTTGGTGCAAATATGTGACTTGTacccacattttattttattattttggtttttaacCTCAAATATTGTCTATGTGAGATTTTAGGTAATTTACGAATACTTAATGCTATTAATAAAGCTATAAATGTAACtgaatataatattatacaattttaaattgtaagaataaagacatttataaatatatgaaattTCCAAAGACTCATTGGAAAATTAAACAAGATCACCTGATTGGAAACATAAATACCTAAAATGCATTTCCCATAAGGCACCACGGCTTTCTACGTCATAAATCTGCGCAGAGCTGAGCTGGCGTTTACATCGAGGTAAACACATCGTTCGTTTATCTTAAACTCTGATTAttgaataaaatacacaaacgAGTGGTTTTACTGACTGAATTAATTACTTTTGTACGATAGTTGTTTTTCTAACGCTGACATGATGTGTGTTGTCTTCGTTGGTTGTAGCGCGGTGCTAACTGTCAGTGCTAAAGCTAAGCTACTTAGTTAACTGTTCGTTTCCTTCTCTCAGATTGTTTTTCTGGCTGCTCACCTGAAATCCCCGGAGCACTTCTCATCATGACTAAACTTTTGGAGTGGCTGTTCGGTGTGTCGGTCCTGGGCGGAGTCTGGGCTTCGGTAACTTTCGACCTGTTTGACCTAAAACTGCCGCAGACCTACAGAGAAGTTGCCTGGCCGATGCCCCTGTATCTACTGGTTTCATTCGGCTGCTACTCCTTGGCCACGGTGGGATACAGGGTGGCCACCTTCAATGACTGTGATGAGGCAGCAAAAGAGCTGCAGGAACAAATAAAAGAAGCCAAGGAGGACTTGAGGAAGAAGGGATTAAAGATGTAGAACTTCAGATCGGATTAGGTTGTAAACTGTGACTTACTGAAAGGGACGCACGGACTGCTGTGCACACAACCCAGTGTCTGCACTTGTGATGACTCTTATTGGGAATTTGTGAATATGAAACTGTGACAGAACTCTGAATTAATATCCACTGGGCCTCGCCTCAATATCAATCAAACCATTTTcagagcagtgtttgtttttataaagcCCGTCAtgtcttttaaattaaatattgatcaGATATGATTCAGGAAATTAAAGTTCTAAAGGATGTTTTCTGGGTTAGCCATGTCAagtgacagcagagaaaacgttttaaaactgtttgagtttgtgttcATCAGTGTGTAGTAAGGGGCTGTACTGACTGAGACATTTAAAAGTAGATTAAAGAAGGTGGACGGTGAACACACTTTGCTTCAGTAGAAACCACATACAGTCAAATATCCCTGAGTTCATATCACTAGAATGCCAAACTATTATCTGTCACCAGTTGCTGATTTCTAAAATGCTTACAAATGATACCCAAAGGTCACATGTTCTGACTAAAGACTGCTTCAACTGGGACTTCCAATCTGCGTCAGCTCCATAATGGTACCAGACAGTATggaccttgtgtgtgtctggagatTGTTGCCTGTCAGATTTTATCTGTACAGAAGTGTACATTCCCTTGTCCAGTTTCAGTCTTGTGCCCTGCAGCTATTGCTGGAGCTTAATTAAATGGGAGTCCTGCTTCTTCAGGTTTTCTGgctacagatgtgtgtgtttgtgggtttgGGGTTCAGATAGTGCCAAGAGGAATGTGAGTATGTGTATGACTGCTTGCATACATCATGCATTCTGTCTTCAAGCATAACCCACATAGCCTAAGGGCTTTATATCTGCTCAATGCTTCCTCTGTGCAGGAGACAGATCTCCTTTGTCCTGTTTTATAGTTAGTGATATGAACTATgcattatacattttcttttcttctcttataGATGTTTTTTCCAATCAGAAAATGTAACTATGTAGTTGTGAAGTAATCCCACATTGGCaagtgcttttcttttgtgtgaGCCTTAAAAAGCTGCCTACGCTCATTTTCACTGAGTCCCTGCTGTGCATAAACAAAGCATAGCCTGGCCAAAGGCATCATTATAGGGTTTCAAAAGCTCCCATAACTTCAGAACAAATGCAAAAGAGTTGGCAGTTCTCAGTGTGCATGCTCTGCCTGTTGTGCTATTTGGCATCAGCTCCATCATGCCTTGCAACGTCACCCCCCATGAATGTCTGCAAGCTGTTGCTAGAGCAGACTGGATGAAAGGCAACCTGTTATTTACCAGAAAACCTTCTATGTTGGCAATTACACCAAAAGCTTCCCTCTGTAGGCAGTTATGTTCTTACTCGCAGCCACATGTGGAACGGGCAAGTTGATCACTATTCTTTGTCATCATTCTCCCCAAATCCAACTTTGAAGATATCCatctgttaatttttttttcctgaaggCTTTCAAAAGTAGAAATGAGATTTGgctgtgtacagtacagcacataTATGAACAGTGTAAtcatttttatgctgttttttttaatccccttttttaaacatacacaaCATTTGCTTCACTGAAGATTTAGCCCTTAGTATTTACATAAATTGTAAGTGCAGGTGTAAGTAAGTGTAATCTAAAGCATATAAAGCTGTCTCAATGCAAATGACCTCAAACACACtagacaaataaaacatttccaagCATTATTATTGACAAATGTAACGACACTACAGCATCACCATTGGATGAAAGGCATTATTCACAACAACGAGTGGATTTGACAGAGCGCAGTAACTTGAATCACTGAGCAAAATCCATCATTATGATAGAGTAGTAATTCTTTATCTCTGCCTGCCTAAGGGAGGTGAGTGGTTTGCCCCTCTGGTCGGTAACCATGCAGCTGGCCTTGCATTTCAAAGGACCTTTTAAAGACTTTGAGGCTGTTAAGGGGGGAGTACAACAAGACTAGATTTGTTACCTGAGCACCTGCCAAATGCGGAGCCTTAATGAGTCAGAAATTGCAAACTATGAGTATTTTATGCTGAACTGTTCATGGACTCTTTCTCTGGCAGTTAGCTTTCATACAGCTGAGggaatcaaataaaaacattcattatatCCTTTACTGCATCAGGCAAGTTAAAGGTCCACGTACACTGGatttaaaatgttacaaaacCAAAGTTAGCTTTTAGTTGATTTTCACATTGAGGCTATGAAACCGTATTGTTAGGAATTACCTAAATTATACATTCACTTCTGTATCACAAAGTGGTAAGTTCTGTTCATTTGTTCATGCGTCAAAGTCTCCCAGTGAGGTAACATGTCTAAGTGGTAATTTCAGAAATGTCTTGCTTCAGTTTTTGTGCATGTATTCTTGTTTTGGGGCTTTGGGTATAAGAGCCACTATTTCATAATTGCTCAGCCTGACTTGGTAAATAGAGGATTTCGACAGGGAGGAAGACGACAACCGTGCACAGAATGTTCTTCACTTTCTGCTCCTAATTGGCAAGGTGAGAGGTGTTGGTGAAATTCAGATAGTAGCtgaaaaacagaaggaaacCTTATGGGGATTGATACATTGAGAGGGACAGGCCATGAGGTTGTGCCCGTAGCATGGCCCCACTGAGACCTCATGATACTATAAAAAAGTCATTTCTAGAGACGCTCAGAGACATTGCTGGGAGCAAATACATCTTGACAGGCTGAGAACCAAGACTGAAAAATGATAGGTTATcatttttctgcacagaaaagattttttttccccacccaCACATTTCACAGCAAAACCTCAAACCCATCAAGAGACGAGTAGAAAGTGAGATGGAGTTAGTAATTGAGGGCCGGAGCTGAAGGAGATGGAGATCTGATACATTAGATAGATATACAGAAAAAGGtaaagaacaataataacaggATGAGACGGTGACATGAGGACAAATCAAAGCTGGAATTAGataaagagaaattaaaagagcagaacaaAAGAAGTGGGGATGtgatacagaacaaaaacaggagAGTGAGTAAGTGACATGGACGGGAAACCAAAGCATGAGCTGGAACAAGACAGATGACCCTGGCAGTGGAGACAGCCGAGAGTGAGTGACAAAACTTTTTCGGGAAGAGTAGACCACACCCCGACCGCTGCTCATGGCAGGGGACCAAATTGTGCCCTATTTGGTCCAGTGACTCCGACTTATTCTGTATAATCAAGGTGATTCCTTCCAATCTACCTTGTCTGACCCCGGCTGCCATTTAAAGCTTTTACAGGCACTAAGCAGAAGAGGTAATAAAGCAGCTTCCAAACATTTTGCtacattaaaaagacatttaatccATAATCCATTGCATCATCACCACATAAAAATTATGTGATCGAGGCCAAAAAGTCACTGATGGGTCAGGCTATTGTTCTTTAGCTGCTCgtaaacagcagctttgatTCTTACAGCACACTGGGCTCCCATTGTGGGACGGCATGGAGGCTTATAAATGCTTCAAATAGCTACAATAATATTAGGTAACCTTCCACTGGGCCTGTAAGTCAGTTACTGCTGGCTCTTCTGAGTAGTACCATACGCTAGctggcagacagagacaggtcgTCATGTGTCCCGCTGATAGTGAGGCCTGACTCAGTCAAGAGATGCAGAGATAGACCAGCTGGCCATGTCAAACCTACTCTGAATTGTGCATCTTTCTTGCTGCGTCTCATGGCCTCCTCCCAGTTTTTAATGTCGCACGCTGTTGGCTCAGATCTGCTAAatgctaattttttttttccaacaagcTTCACGGAAATCGTTTGATTTAATTTAgcctgtttgtgtctctcatGTGTTGCTTTTACCTTTGAGTCACGGAGTTTGGTTTTCTGAGAAATAAACACTCTGTGATCTTTGAAAAACCCAGGGGGCTCTTTAACAGTGACCACTATTCTGTCAACACTGCTTTAACCatctggatgaaaaaaaaacacaacatctctCTCCtgcacaaaaatattttttatccaTCATCTATTTTTCCAAATAATGGCATGCATGTGCCAAAAAttgtgtaatgtaaaaacaaagtttttgtagtttacatttatatttcattgtATGTTTCACAACTTCATACAATATAACTGATTTATGTTATTCCTGTATCATACAAATCAAGCAGAGAGATACATGAGTACATGTGTCATTTTCAGCCACCACGTTAGAAAATATGGTTGCAACTTGGGAAATGGGCTAAAAATGTTTTGGTGCAGATGAAATATTACATCCAGATGGTTGCACGACTTACAAGTTTTTTGAGAATCCTGGAAAAaccaatcaaacaaacaaaaaaacatgttattgtATGTTATTAAACCATATTCTTACACAGAAACTGAGGGTGGTGCTCAAAGCATTGTCAATCTTCATTAATCATCTCAACAGCAGAGATTTGTATGATGAGTAGAGACACAAGTCTTAGGCAAACATCCCGTATCTTCTCTCAGGCCTGTAAAGAGCTGGGAACTTTCTGCGCTGGTTATCACCTCGCTGGCCctaacatttattacagtgttaaaGGTTTCACGCTTGCTGTTCACATTTACTCAAGCTGGTTCACTGAAcgagcaaataaataaaaaggattgTCTCCTCTTGATGAGCTACCACTCACTGGAGCCTCTTCCAGAGGTCTAGCGGTTAAGGGGCCTGTCAGGACGGTTATAATTTATGGCCGTCTCTTTGAAAACACTGGGGAGTTGTGAGGCTGTGGCACCAGCTTTTGGTGCTACAGCTGTTGTTACTGTCACGGCCGTAAAGTTCCCCTGGGAAGGGAGAgacaagagaaggagagatgaaAACAATGGGTTGTCATGCAGCTTGCATGCAAGTCTCATGGTTGGAGGAAAAAcatgatgtgtatgtgtgtgctgagACTGCATGGAGTCTCGCTAGAAGGTCGAGGTAAAGACAGTGAAGgcatcatacatacatacatgtacgTTTCATTTATTACCCAATagtaataaacatacagtattcctcttcttgtttttcctttatctcCCCATTGTAGCTGTTTACCGTGTCTCTGGCCACCTTGGCCTTCATTGTATTCAACTTTTGTCACATTATTGTGTGTGAGCCATTATCTACTGTTGGCCCTGTCTGTGAAAATCTTTCCGGTGTAATCAAAAGGAGAAGTGGGCTTGGTTTCCTGAAAACCTTTAGCACAAAAATGACTATAGTTCAAAGGATAAAAGGTGATCTTTCACTTAGAATGATGGGAAGGAAATGACAATGGATTGTTTTTCAATGTACATAATTCAACTTTTACCCCAAATCATGAGTAAGCAATGAGCATTGTGTTAAATGCTACAGCAGGCATCACAACATTCAGTGTGActctacagtacatgcagttACACTGGTCTAGTTGTTAAACTACATTTTCCAGTTTGTTGATAGTTCAACgtcattcatccattcacatgGATTCAGAGTGAACTCTGCATCACTGCCAGCGTTTCTCCctccagccttttttttttcagcaggtCAAATGCGTGTTCAACTGGGTTAAGGTCTGTTGATCGTCCTGATTTAATTTACCTTCCATGTTCCCCTCTGAAGAAGTCTTATATTGAGTTGGCAGAGTGTATTGGATCATTGTTTTGCTTCATGATGATTCTCTGAAAGACAACACTCTggtttttgtgttgatttatcctttttaacaacaaatacagtctTCACAGGTTTAATATCTTGAATCctaatttgtaaaataaaacttgaatATATTATTTGTCAGTTGCTTCGAAGTATTAATAACAAATGCTCAGAGAAGCTTTTTTAGAAGTTTCCTGGATGACTGAGTAATCTTGCTCTGCTTGCAGCAGGTGACTGATGGACTGGTGAAGAAcgttttaatttatgtttgacCTATGatcttaaaaatgtaatttaatttgactTCACTCTTAACGCATAATGCAAACAGTAACTCTATAAGTTTGTAAGTTCTGATTACAACGGACATCTTGCcttgaatatttttattcttattgtaaTATGATGAATTAGGGAAGCTACCACCAAGACACTATTCcctttgtatgtgtgcatatttgGCTAATTAAACTGATTAAGATTCTGAGAACCTCCTGTGAACAAGTCCTTTGTAATAAACTCTCCAATAGTTGGCCCCCTGAGGGCCAGTGATCAGGATGATCATCACGTCTACCTCTGGCAGTAATGAATACCTACACTGGCATGTCTAGACCCATGTCGACCACACCATGCCTAACCATGGTCTGGCTTGGTTACAATAGTCACAAAAAGCTTTTCTGATTTTCCAAAAATATCCTTTATTTCACATGAAAATTTCACATTTAGCATATTTATCAAACAGATGTTTTATATAAtcttctatatatatatatatatatatatatacacgcatatatatatatatatctttacACATATTATACACGTCTCTTACTTACACATGTACAAAAGTAGGTAACAAGAATTCAGATAAAAAAAGGACCAACTTCAATGGTAGTCATATAGGCCTAGTGTTGTGCTATGCTGATTAAACCAGCCTGTCAGGTGAGGATGTGCTTGGCAACTCACTTTGATGCTGTGTCTTGTCTGGTGTGAACTGGTGACTGTATCATTTTCAAATTATCTAAACCTGTGATAGTTATTCTGAAGGTCTAAATAGCGGACAACTTTACTGTGTGTGAAGTAAATGCATGTTTTCTAAAGCGGATTGGAAACATGAACAAAAGCACCATGATACACAGGGTCGGGTCCTGCagtaatacagatacagatttgATACCAGATCTTCAGGCAGTTTAGCCAAAACAGGCGCCAAGAACCAACAAACAGAGAAGTCCAGCCTCTCTCCGATGCACGTAACATCTCAGTATTTGCTTTTGGCAGAAAAACATGTTGTCTCATCACTCGTCTAATCAATCGCTCCCTTGTTCCCTTGCGAACATCTTCTTATTctcactttaaaacacacatacacacacacatactttccCTTTCACACAAGTACTAACTCtacctggagagagagaaagctaCCCTCGTTGCCAACAGTAAACATTTCCTTTCGTGAGCATATGGTATGTACAGTAAAACTTCTCAGCTGCAAATGCTATAAATTATCTTCACAGAATGCACAAGTAACAGCACAATGTGGTGTGtggtggtctgtgtgtgtgtgtgtgtgtgtgtgtgtgtgtgtgtgtgtgtaacactgAAGTGGAGTGTATATTagtgtgtttgtactgtgcaGTATTAGTGCTACAGTATATAAGCACATAGTCGAGATTTGCGAATGGTAGTCATGAGAACAGCCCCCGTTTGTCAATGCTACATTTAGAGAAAGTAATCACTTCGAACATCAATGCCACTCAATACCGATACGATAACAATACGACAAATAGTACACGATAGTCAAGGGTGGAATAGTGTACAAGTTGGAGAGATGACTGATCTTTGGCTCAAAAGATTATGAGATTACCTttcattaaatgtgaatttgtttCATCTAGATTTATATCTATGTATGTCAAACAGAGTTGGTGTCTTTGCTCTTAATTGTTCTTTGGCCACTTTAGGTTCCTCTTCAACATCTTCATATTTTCCACTCGGATTATCTTCCAAAAAAGGTCCATATTTTTTGGAGAGAGCTCCCAAACAATACAAATCAAGAAGAGCTttccaggaaaaaaaatactgtCACGTTTTGAAAAATAAGACAAAGCACACATACTTTGTCTGAAATGCTCAGAGTTACTCAGCACATGTTGTGCAAGCAAATCCATCGGTACTTTACAAACTTCAAAAGTCTCTCCCTGTGGCCAGCACTGGGCTTggaaaactgtctttttttgAGTCAGTGGTTTTATCCCCACGGACTGTCTTCATTGTAGTCCCTGAAAAAAATGTCTGCCAACAGCAGTCCTTTCATGTACACTCAGTGCAACAATAGCAGTAATGAAAATGGGACTAGCAACGAGAAGATTGAGAGGCATGACGCCGCCACTGCAGAGTTAGTCCGTGTGCTCTTCTGGACATCTGGCAGGTTTACTACTGGGTCATCTGCTTGAAGGTGGGAGATAAAGAGGACACGTTAGCACCACACCTTTACACCCCTAAATATACCTGGATTGCTTTAAAAGATCTTTTGAAAGAGTGCAGGGCTGCTCCACATACCTGCAGGCAGTCTGTTGGATGGGTTGTGAACCCCACCCCCAGCTCCAACTCCAGCTCCACCAGTGCCTCCTTTAGCCACTCTGGCCTCTTGTGAgcctgaaagaaaagaaaatgccaTCAATTACTATACTAGGGTCTTAGAATAGCCTAACATGGCTATAAGGGGTAATTGTGTGGATGGTTAAACTCACCGTCAGCTGCTACAACATCCACCCTAAGCCTGAGGCACTCCTTTCCATGGTGGTGCAAAGGCTTGGCTGCAGGGAAATAAGAAGACACAACGGAGGCTGTTAACATCTTAACACTTATCCTCCTCTGGCCCACTAATCCACCTTCATGAATGCGCACATGCACACTTGGGAAATGAAGGGACAGAGCTTTAGGAAGCCATTTGTGACTAAGCAAAGTGTGTCTTGTCCTGCTGTTTATCTAATTACAGCCATGGTCAGGGTGACAACATTACTTGGCCTTTGCGGTCACATTCTAGCTGGGTAAGTATTGCGTAAACTTGGCAAACTGGGTCGACACCACTGTTTATGTCCCTATAAAGCTTCAAAGAGCTGTCCACCAAAATCCTGCGCATCACAGCTAGCACACAAACATACCAAAACCATAGAACTTCGCCCTAGTTACACTTCCTTATGAAGGGGGAGCCACTAGCCGTGTGAGCAGCGTGGCTCTAGGGATGGCAGTGATGGTctaatgaaaaatgtcaataaTTGTTGGATGGGACACcatcacattacattacatcacaCATGAAACTGTGGTCATACTTACAGATATAATAGTAGCTTTCTCCTTGGCGGAACTCCTTTCCCAGAGTAAACGGGGTAAAACGCTGGAACTTTTCGGAGAACTTCTCAGGGGCATGAGGCGCAAATGGATGACCACACTCCCAGCGCATTTGGTCATATGACTGGGGCTTGCAGGTTTCGTAGTCCTCACGCTCCACCATATAGAGCACGTAACGCTCAGCATCCAGTAATGGTACCTCACCCTCTGGGTAATGGGGGCAGACGATGTCCAGGTAGTCATTGAGCTTCACCTCCACAGTATAGTCATTCCATGAAAACCTACAGGGAGAAGGCAGAGGAGGGCGGTTACGCAAGTGGCAAGAGACTGATAACTGTGGTTATAGCATTGGAGCGGTAATAAATATAAGCCTCAAAACCTGTGATTATATATTGATCTGCGACACGGCAGTGTACAACAGGGAAATCAGAGGAAAGACTGAGAGGCCTGGGAATGAGAGATAGTGAGCAGGAGAAAGTGTATATGCACgaggatatacagtatttgtgtgtcGCGGTGGAATGAAGAGAGACAACACAATAAGAGGAAGTGCGATGTGCAGAGAACATGCGCGTAAATATGGATGAATGTGAGGCCAGAGTAGGTGCTGCTGCTCGCTGCTGTTCTGGGTGTTAGCACTGAGTGCACATTGATCCCGTGTCCCTCAGGAGTTGAATGATGTTTACAGAGAAACATTAGCAGTCAGTTAGCCTGTCAAGACAGGAGATGAGTATTGATATCTGCATGGCTACACATACAGTTCGAAAGGCGCACTGCATTGTGACAAATTCAACgtaacagaagcagaaacacacctGGATTTATTCAAGAAACGCACggaggttaaaaataaaagtaacatatGTTTTAACCCATTCATTGGGgttagagagagaaacacatacAACATGGATCTGGTGACGGTCTGTAACTGTCTCCCACCACACTCCCTCTCATTACATATACAGAAAGCCAGACTGTCTGCCTGCCCTCCATTCCTCCCTGCATCCCTCCCTTCACTCCTCCACCCTCTGCACCCACTTTACAATGTTCTTTCAGTAAACTAATCTTGTATCTTGGCCTGGGTCAAACACTgttgcagaaaacattttagcattttaatcTTGTTGAAATGTCTAAACAAACACTTCAGAGTAAAAGTTTTTGACTATTCGATTACAGATGAACATAGACCAGTGTAATTAGTCTTATCTTAACTGTCCATGATTCCTTCTCCCTCTTGGGTTTTCTTTCAGAGACATTATGAGTTTTTCTCCAGAGTATTGTCACTAAAGGTATTTCAGCTTCGTCCCCTTCCCCCTGGCTGAGTGACGGCTGCAGGGGCATCTCACAGCTAATGCTCTTTTCATAGCCCAAGTCATCTATCACCGGCCTGAAGCTGTAGCTGGCTGctagcaacacacacaaactcaaacacacttCCCCAGTAGTCCATCTATCAACAACCCAAAGCAGTAGTTACCTACTATTTGCACCCaccaaacccacacacacacacacacctctggtATTAAGCTCCCAAGAGACGCAGCGAGATGAGAGATCAGTTTACCGTCTCTTACTGTTCTGGATCACCAGGGGATCACTGAGAATGGATGAAATTTGACAGACTTAAATATTTTCACAACACACGAGGAGAATGTGTATCTAATATAGGGTTTTGTTGCTTTTGCAACTAATACATGCATGGTTCATCAGGCCCCCtatcccaaaaaaaaaaaaaaaaaaagaggcaggcAGCCAAGGTAAGTTAAGTTACTGGCTGCTATTTAATCAGATCTACAGATCTCGAGGCATTATGGGTTCTCAAAAGCCTACAGGTTTCTAAACTGAGACTTTAAGCAGGAAAAGGTCTCATtgctgaaagcttttttttttttcctcaagcAGATTTTTTCGGCACTTTCACCTAAACCACCCGAAATGTAACAAGTAGCATTTggggtgtttgtgtttttgtgacaaGGTCCATATGTTTGACTAACGATCAAAGTGCACAGGCACAGCCCCCCCCCTTGATCGTTAGctggtgttgttgtttgttgccaAGGGTCTCCCTGGTACCCCCTGGTAAAAAGACAGACGCTGTGGCTCCAGACTCCAGGCCCTGACTCCTGCTCCCCCTCTGCCTCCCAACCCCCATGCCTTTGCCCCTCTCCGCCTGACTGCATTCCCTCAATGCTGATGACCAGATTAGCCAGCAACACGGTTGTGTTAGGAAACAAGCACCTTTTTAGTCTACTGATGAAACTTCCATCTAACTATGCTCATAATAGTGAGCTCCAGCCAACTTTCAGGGGCAGAGCAATAATTATCATTTTGTCATGGTCCAGACAGCTTAGTGCTTATCTGCCGTTTGCCGGCCACGCTCTGTTTACCAGATTGGCACTAAAGTGTTTTTCCCCCTGCCACTTTCAATTCTAGTCGAATCGATAACACTATTGAACAAACACTGGCGTCTGCTTTTGCCTGACAGAGTTATCATTCCCttgcaaatacagaaaacacacacaaacaaactcactacACCCAATCCCTCCCTCACCACGAGCCCCGATTACAAACTGGTTATGGTATGGTCCCAATGTGTTCATCAAAAGGGGGTTGAAGCGGAGTGCAATTACAACACAAAAAAGGGTATTAAGTTATCCCAGAGGGGGGTAATTATGCCCTCCTGCTCCCAACTTTCCAGCCCCTTTAGGCTCAGAGTTTGGGGTGGGGAGATGGAGGGCATGAATAGCCGTGGgcagggtgggggtgggggtcaAAGGGCTTGGGTTGGGAAAGGCTTTTGAAGTTTCTCTCActaagtgtttctgtgtgagtgcTACAATTGCTTTATCATTGCCACAGTTTCATACAGTGTCTCTATTCACAATGCGCCTGATGGAATACCTCACTTAGCAGAGAACAGTGCCTGAATATGCACCCGGGGAGGCCGGCTAGCCGCTTTTATTAATGGCAAATAGTTTTAATTATCCCGCTGCCTTTTGTTCCCCTCTAACGCCTCGGCATTGAAACGTTCCACATCATCAGCTTAATTAACTGATTGGAGCAACTCACTTCAAAGAGAGCTTTGGCCTCTGTATGAAAAGGTTTAGCTAACAAAGTCAAATCGTGCCACCTTCACTTTAGCAGACAaaatcctttttctttctgtctctcccagTGGGTGTTCCTTGTTATTTCCCTCTGCCAGAGtgtttcactctctgtgtcAATATGCAGTCTTGATTTATCCCTTTTGTTTATCCCAAGATGCTCTCTTTTAATGACAGTGACACTTGGAGACTCA
Above is a genomic segment from Anabas testudineus chromosome 11, fAnaTes1.2, whole genome shotgun sequence containing:
- the dpm3 gene encoding dolichol-phosphate mannosyltransferase subunit 3, which produces MTKLLEWLFGVSVLGGVWASVTFDLFDLKLPQTYREVAWPMPLYLLVSFGCYSLATVGYRVATFNDCDEAAKELQEQIKEAKEDLRKKGLKM
- the efna1a gene encoding ephrin-A1a isoform X2; amino-acid sequence: MDLVWTVGFVVSVCAWFASAERHSVYWNSTNPKFSWNDYTVEVKLNDYLDIVCPHYPEGEVPLLDAERYVLYMVEREDYETCKPQSYDQMRWECGHPFAPHAPEKFSEKFQRFTPFTLGKEFRQGESYYYISKPLHHHGKECLRLRVDVVAADGSQEARVAKGGTGGAGVGAGGGVHNPSNRLPADDPVVNLPDVQKSTRTNSAVAASCLSIFSLLVPFSLLLLLH
- the efna1a gene encoding ephrin-A1a isoform X1 is translated as MDLVWTVGFVVSVCAWFASAERHSVYWNSTNPKFSWNDYTVEVKLNDYLDIVCPHYPEGEVPLLDAERYVLYMVEREDYETCKPQSYDQMRWECGHPFAPHAPEKFSEKFQRFTPFTLGKEFRQGESYYYISKPLHHHGKECLRLRVDVVAADGSQEARVAKGGTGGAGVGAGGGVHNPSNRLPAADDPVVNLPDVQKSTRTNSAVAASCLSIFSLLVPFSLLLLLH